Proteins encoded together in one Micromonospora kangleipakensis window:
- the mycP gene encoding type VII secretion-associated serine protease mycosin — translation MNRPRSRAGIAALILGPLLLSPAPPTRAVNPNGADRVGSEQWHLTYLRVAEAQKVSQGEGITVAVPDTGVDPHPDLRDNLLSGTDLSGDGDGRQDQSSHGTSMAGLIAAHGQGPGVGALGIAPKAKILPIRSQLVDGKGDAEDLAKSVEWATANGADVISISAVAGASVHLQQSIKAALQANIVVVAAAGNRPDDFRVGYPASEQGVVAVGGVDRSGEHASISVTGPEIDIVAPAVDIYSTSYDGKYSKGTGTSSATAIVAGAAALIRSKYPYLPAQEVAHRLTATAIDKGPPGRDDEYGYGVIDLVAALTADVPPLGFESTAASASPTTTAAEPASDGGDGGATARGLAMLGVLVAASGGYLFWRRRRRADDPPPRISR, via the coding sequence GTGAATCGGCCACGTTCCAGAGCAGGCATTGCAGCGCTGATTCTAGGACCGCTTCTTCTTTCACCGGCCCCACCTACACGAGCCGTAAATCCTAATGGGGCGGACCGTGTGGGCAGCGAGCAATGGCACCTCACCTACCTACGAGTCGCAGAAGCCCAGAAGGTCAGCCAAGGAGAAGGCATTACCGTCGCAGTCCCGGATACGGGGGTGGACCCTCACCCTGACCTGCGCGACAACCTTCTTTCGGGAACTGATCTATCTGGCGACGGTGACGGTCGGCAGGATCAAAGCAGCCATGGCACCTCGATGGCGGGCTTGATAGCAGCCCACGGCCAAGGCCCGGGAGTGGGAGCACTTGGCATCGCGCCGAAGGCCAAGATTCTGCCAATCCGGTCTCAGTTAGTCGACGGCAAGGGCGATGCCGAGGATCTTGCGAAGAGCGTCGAATGGGCGACGGCTAACGGTGCCGACGTGATCAGCATTTCAGCAGTTGCTGGCGCAAGCGTTCATCTCCAGCAATCGATCAAGGCCGCGCTTCAGGCCAACATCGTTGTGGTAGCGGCGGCGGGTAATCGCCCCGATGACTTTCGCGTTGGCTATCCCGCTTCAGAGCAAGGTGTCGTCGCTGTGGGCGGGGTCGACCGTAGCGGTGAGCATGCCAGTATCTCCGTGACGGGCCCGGAGATCGACATAGTCGCGCCCGCCGTCGACATCTACAGCACCAGCTACGACGGGAAGTACTCCAAGGGCACAGGGACTTCCAGTGCCACCGCGATCGTCGCTGGGGCAGCCGCCCTCATCCGGTCCAAGTACCCCTACCTTCCCGCCCAAGAGGTCGCGCACCGGCTCACCGCCACCGCCATCGACAAGGGCCCACCTGGCCGGGACGACGAGTACGGCTACGGCGTCATCGACCTGGTCGCGGCCCTGACGGCGGACGTACCCCCGCTCGGCTTCGAATCCACGGCGGCGAGCGCGTCGCCCACGACGACCGCCGCGGAGCCGGCGTCGGACGGCGGGGACGGCGGTGCGACGGCGCGGGGCCTGGCCATGCTGGGCGTGCTGGTGGCGGCGAGCGGCGGTTACCTGTTCTGGCGGCGGCGTCGACGTGCCGACGACCCGCCGCCGCGGATCAGCCGGTAG